A genomic region of Amphiura filiformis chromosome 6, Afil_fr2py, whole genome shotgun sequence contains the following coding sequences:
- the LOC140154474 gene encoding hyalin-like, with the protein MAHLQIPDIECPEDFEVNIDPASATATVNLPDPETLSDNSGLDVTLAGNIPGQRILPIGQTIVTYTATDFYGNSAECSFTITVKDLENPVIECPENFEVNTDASSATATVNLPDPETLSDNSGLDVTLAGNIPGQRILPIGQTIVTYTATDFYGNTAQCSFTITVTDTDAPTLICPGDLLVMVSSSSAIVQRPDPGYLNDNSGNVMLNHNWPADNQFDEGSTQIMYTATDGAGNEVSCTFNVVVEVVLLFAVNCPGHISTSTDPGQPTASVTWPNPTIVNNPGGTVTITDDAPAGNVFNIGVTTVTVTATVTGAQATCMFTVTVNDNEDPALQCPNDIVAPTGEGLATATLQEPNPLGVGDNSQGVVTVDSNWPAGSVFPIGATIIAMSAVDPSGNQALCTYTVTIEDREDPQVTCPTDVFTRAYDPAVEGSMPYWPLDLFETSDNSMMEVTLRIDPESGSILSGLGDHTITVTAIDSSLNEASCTFIVTINDPAVSTEVQITLDIPFIPAYNDLDSPESQALIEDIVTQMDRTMTNSELVDCYGGSRVPQLMDGSVVVVITIIWRDPDVPVVLVLFILDGEIEINMGNFADYPIMGNPSISAAVTVVIPDRTPPTLQCPNDTTTDSNNAVISVIPDPVFLDDNSNGDTTFTCDWPRMIHSRLV; encoded by the exons atggcac ACTTACAAATTCCAGACATTGAATGCCCAGAGGATTTTGAAGTAAATATAGATCCTGCTTCTGCAACTGCTACTGTGAATCTCCCAGATCCAGAAACTCTGTCAGATAATTCAGGCTTGGATGTTACACTAGCTGGGAACATTCCTGGACAACGTATTCTACCTATTGGTCAAACAATTGTAACATACACAGCAACAGACTTCTATGGCAATTCTGCGGAGTGTAGTTTTACTATTACAGTTAAAg ATTTAGAAAATCCAGTCATTGagtgtccagaaaattttgaaGTTAACACAGATGCTTCTTCTGCAACTGCTACTGTGAATCTCCCAGATCCAGAAACTTTGTCAGATAATTCAGGCTTGGATGTTACACTAGCTGGGAACATTCCTGGACAACGTATTCTACCTATTGGTCAAACAATTGTAACATACACAGCAACAGATTTCTATGGCAATACCGCTCAGTGTAGTTTTACTATTACAGTTACAG ATACCGATGCTCCTACTCTGATATGCCCTGGTGATCTATTAGTAATGGTTTCATCATCGTCAGCAATTGTTCAGCGTCCAGACCCTGGATATTTGAATGATAATTCAGGCAATGTAATGCTGAACCACAATTGGCCTGCTGATAACCAGTTTGATGAGGGATCAACCCAAATCATGTATACTGCTACAGATGGTGCTGGCAATGAAGTATCTTGTACTTTTAATGTTGTTGTTGAAG TGGTTCTATTGTTTGCTGTTAACTGTCCTGGTCATATTTCTACTAGCACTGACCCAGGTCAACCTACAGCTTCTGTCACATGGCCTAATCCAACCATTGTCAACAATCCTGGAGGGACGGTCACCATTACAGATGATGCACCGGCTGGAAATGTCTTTAATATTGGGGTAACCACGGTAACAGTTACCGCAACAGTAACAGGAGCTCAGGCTACATGTATGTTTACAGTTACTGTAAATG ATAATGAAGATCCAGCTTTGCAATGCCCAAATGACATAGTAGCACCAACTGGTGAAGGTCTAGCCACAGCCACATTGCAAGAACCAAACCCTCTAGGAGTCGGTGATAATTCCCAAGGGGTTGTCACCGTGGACAGCAATTGGCCAGCAGGGAGTGTTTTTCCAATAGGGGCTACCATTATAGCTATGTCTGCTGTAGACCCATCAGGGAATCAGGCTTTATGCACATATACTGTGACTATTGAAG ACCGAGAAGATCCACAGGTAACTTGTCCTACAGATGTTTTTACCCGTGCCTACGATCCAGCAGTTGAGGGTTCTATGCCCTACTGGCCATTGGATCTGTTTGAAACTAGCGACAATTCCATGATGGAGGTGACGTTGAGAATAGACCCAGAGAGTGGGTCAATATTATCAGGGCTTGGCGATCATACGATTACTGTAACAGCAATAGACAGCTCTTTGAATGAAGCATCATGTACATTTATAGTCACAATCAATG ATCCTGCAGTATCAACTGAAGTTCAGATCACCTTGGATATACCATTTATACCTGCCTACAATGACTTAGACTCTCCAGAATCTCAAGCATTAATAGAAGATATAGTCACTCAG ATGGATAGGACTATGACAAACAGTGAACTTGTAGATTGTTATGGTGGATCTCGTGTCCCACAATTAAT GGATGGTAGTGTGGTGGTGGTTATTACTATTATTTGGCGTGACCCAGACGTTCCAGTAGTTTTAGTCCTTTTTATATTGGATGGTGAAATAGAAATAAATATGGGAAACTTTGCTGATTATCCAATAATGGGAAATCCTAGTATCTCTGCAG CTGTGACAGTTGTAATTCCAGACAGAACACCGCCTACTTTACAGTGCCCTAATGACACAACAACTGATAGTAATAATGCAGTGATCTCAGTGATTCCAGacccagtgtttctagatgataATTCTAACGGTGATACCACTTTCACTTGTGATTGGCCACGAATGATACATTCTCGGTTGGTGTAA